The window TTTAGggtagctggacatggtggtgcatgcctgtaatcccagccacttgggaggctgaggcaggaggattgtaagttcaaagccagcctcagcaacttagggaggctctaaacaactttagggctggggatgttgctcagtgattaaggattcctgggttcaatgcccgataccaaaaataaaaacagaaccttTAGGGTGATGTGGTGCTAGCAGATGGGGGTGCTGAGATCTGAATGAGAGACGGGGGTCAGCTATGCAGAGTGGGGAAGAGCATGATCAGAGAAAGGAACAGCTGGGGCCGAGGCCTTAGCAAGAAGGAGCCTTTTCCGAGGCAGGAGGCACGTAACAGCTGTAGTGGCTGGATGGTGAGGGGAAGGGATGGTGTGGGAACTCAGACTGCAGACAGGTGAGCCATGCCATGTGAGTTTCATTGGGGTGGGGAGCTGTGGTCTCCCAGAGCCATCAGACCTGCTAGGGGCAGAATGGACTGTATCAGTGGGGAGGGTGGTGATAGGGAGACCAGAGTAGGAGCTACTGCAATAGTCCAAGCAGGAAATGACGGGTCCCATTCAAGGCATGAGGACCCATTTCAGCTGGATCCTGAGAGGTCATCTTTTGTTGCTACAGTGGATGGGTGTGAAGGAAAGACTGGCCACAGGAGGCAAGTAAGAACCATGATCCTCAAAGTGCCATCAGAATTTAGTGCTCAGGTCCCAACCCAAGGAACACAGGGAGAGCTAGGGTGGAAGCTGGGTGGTGGGAAGAGAGCGTTTGAAACCACTGTGTTCCTGGCTTCCTGTTTTCAGGGAAGGTCTCTGGAGGAACCAGGATGGGATgcagaggggaggggctggggatccTGGAGGCTTAAGGCAGAAGGGCACATGGGAGAGATATCCTAGTGTCCGGGGACGTGGGCCAAGCTCCTACCCTCTCAGGACCTGTTTCTCTACGTGTaaagtgaggctctgggttctagcTCTGCCCTCAGCCATCAGGGGATGCTTTGGGTTTGCCTTTGCTCAGATGCCCTTGCAAACAGCTGTAAAGCAGCTAGGGGCCTCCAGAACAGGTTGGTTGGGTCCATCAGCTGCCTTTCCTCTGTTTGGCTGTAAGCAAAGCCCCTGACACACTGTGAAGTGCCGTGGGTGGCACTGACGCTCCATCTCTTGATGAATTCCTGGCTGGGGGCCTGCTAGAGGGGGTGCTGCCCTGTGGCAGAAGGCTGGGGAGGGCGGCTTTGGGGCCATACAGACCCCTGTGGGGGCAGGATGGGCAGAGGAGGCCGTTTGGGGCCATCCAGACACCTGTGacctcctcccccaacccccacccactGGCAAGTCCCATCAGTTTCCAAATCCATGTCCACCCTGGAGCTCCTCACTAGGACCCTGAATCCGCCTCATGAGCAGCCCCCAGTTCCCTGTCCATGCTCTGAAAACCCAAGTCCTACCATACCTCCCCTCGCCCCAGACAGCATCCTGGTGAGGCCTGGTGTGCCCTGGCCCTGCTGACCTCTGGCTCTGTCCTGCCCACTTCCCTGGGTGCCTACCGTATCTCCCTTCTCAGTCCCCTGAACAGGCTGCAGCCTCTTCTAAGCTGAGCCTCTCCTGTGGCTCCTCCTGTCCGAGGCACTTACCCATGTGGTGACTGGCCTGATACCTTTCCTCACTTCCCGTTACCTGATTTTGCTTTCTCTGCAGCACCTTTCATGGCGATATTTgggtttgtcttttttatttgttgtctGTTTCTTCTAGTGTTCTGTTTGAGAGGGACCCTCTTGGtaacatttttaaagctttatacAATTCACACACcacaaaaatgcacacacactctctttttttttttttttttgtaaaatattcagaatataaaatttaccatcttttcttttttcattttgcaacactggggattgaacccaggggcgcttaaccactgagccacatccccaagccctactttaaattttttatttaaagacagggtctcactaagttgcttagggccttgctaagttgctgaggctggctttgaatttgcaatcctccagcctcagcctctcaagccactgggattacaggcatgtgccaccacacccagcagaaaTCACCCCCTTATAATGTGTACAGTTCAGTAGTTGTCAGTCACCTCAGAGTTGTACCAAGTCTAGAAAACCTGTGATCCTGGCAGTCACCCTCCATTCCCCAGCACCCTGCCCCTGGCACCCACTATTCCTCTTTGTTTCTGGATGGGCCAATGCACTCCTTTGTTTGAGGCTTCCCTGGCTCCCCTGCATCCAGTGCTGTGGGGATGGGCTGGTTGTATccccgttttacagatgagaaaatgagattCAGGACCCCTCAGGAAAACTGGCTTTCCCTTTTCCAAGCCTTATGCCTAGGGTCTCCCCAGAACTTGGCAGCATGGAGGAGGACAGAAACTCAGCAGGAAGAGAGGGAATACGGGAGGGCACTGAGTGGGGAACTCCTTGCTCAGCCATCTGACTGTGGCCCCACCTAGGTCCTTGTAGCAGGAATGCCACTCTCCTAGGCACGCCTGATGTTGAGGCTGAGCTCAACTCTATGCCTAGCCTATGTCAGGGACACAGCCATCACCACTCTCCTATATGGGAACAACTACCAGGCAGGCAGGTGGAAGCAGCAAGAGAGACAGTGCATTTTGTGGTGTGTAAATaatataaagctttaaaaatgttaCCAAGAGGGTCCCTCACAAACAGAACACTGGAAGAAACAGacaacaaataaaaagacaaacccaAATATCGCCATGAAAGGTGCTGCAGAGAAAGCAGAAATCCAAGGACCTGGACACCCAAGAGGGTTGAGGGTAGCTGGTATGTCGGGGGCAAGTCAGACGCAGAGAGGGGCTGTTGCTGAAGTCCGGATCTACCTGTGAGGGCTCTGGGTCTTCCTACAAATGACTGTACCTCTCTGGACTCCAGACTCTCATCTGTGAGGTACCCATCCTTGATTGCTCAGGCAACCTCAGGGTTGTCCTGAGCCTCAGTGAGTCCATGTGGCACATCTATCTCAGTCCTGGAAACCAGACTTGGGGCCCCCTCTTTCCAGATCCCAGCCCAAGGAGGCCAAGGCACAGGTAGGCTGGAGTTTGGCAGAGGCATGCTGTTGAGAGGATGGGACCAGAAGGAGCCTTGTCTCTCACAGAGGTGAGGGCCCAGGACTTGCAGTTATCAGTGCCCTCTGGACCTCAGACAGGAAAACCAGACAGGCTCCTACTCCAGGCTGCCTTCCCTACCCAGGGGTGCTCTCATCCTGGCCTCTTTCATCTTAGGTTTAATTAGCCAGGTGCCCCACCCCACATCCCCTTGGGCGGGAGTCATcactcccattttatagatggggaaactgaggcacctaGAGGGAAATGGATTGCTGCTGTCGCCTGTGAGTCAGCTGTGCAGTCCAGCCCAGAGGAGCCAGGACCAGGCCTTCTGGCTGGACCTGTCTCTCTCCTCGTCTCCGTCCCCCCCCACCCGGGTGCCAGACAGCCTCCTTTCCAGCTCTCTACCTCACCACTCTCATTTGGAGCGGCGGCAGGATGGGGCGGGGAGGGGCTCGGGCagcctggaggaagaggagaggcgAGTTGGCATGGGGGCTCCTGCGTTTCATCTTCAAAGCTGCTCATTAGAGCCAGAGGCCTTAGTCAGGCGGTGGGCGGCGGGGTTTGGACGCCCTTAGTTCTGTGCCCTGGAAACCAGCGGTCAGTGGGGCAGCCGCAGCCTGGGCCTCTGGCATAGGAGGCGCTGCTTGGAGAATCCCAAGTCCACGGGCCAGGTGCCCCCAAATAGCTGCGGGCCGGCCCTCTTGGGCGTTAGGAATGTGGTTCTGGACTGTCCTGGGCCGTGGTTTCTCCGTCCGTGCTCCGCGAACCCCGTGACCCGCCAGACCCTGCCAACCCGCTCGTCCCGAGTCTGGGTCCCGTTGTTTCCCCGGCTTCACTTGGGCATGTGGGTCCTACCGCTCGCTGGACCCGGCCAGCCGCCCCGACCCCGCCGGCCCTCTGTGCGGTCTCGGGCAAAGGTCAGCGGCTTCCGCCAGGCCGCGACCCCGGCGCCGGCTAGGTGCCCCCAAGCTGAGCGGGTGAGGGGCGCGGGATCGGCGTCGGGGACGCGAAGCCAAGAAGCCCTGTGGCGCCCGTCGGACCGGTTGGGCCGGGGCCGAGGCGCGCACTTCCTGCGGCGCCCGGGACCGCGCTTTGCGCACCCCAGCGGCAGCCAGAGGACCCGCGGGCCGCGCGCTCGAGGCGCTGAGTGCGGTGCGCCCGGGCGCCTGCGGGGGGCGCGCGGCCCTCCTGGCTGGCCCGGCGGGCGCCGAGGGTCCTGCGGTCGCCGCCCCCGCGACGGGAGCCCGGCCCACCCAACTCCACGCCCCTGCCCGGGCCCGCGGCGGTTTCGGGGCAGGGGGCCTGCGCGGCGGGACAGTTACTCAGCCCCAGCGAAACCGGCGAGTCGGCACCTGCCGGCCGGGCGGGGCAGGCGGCGGCCCCGTTACGCCCCGCCCCCCGCGGGCCCGCCCGGTCTCGGCCGCCCACGCGCCGCCCGCCCGCCCTCCCGGAAGGAGCCGTCGGCCCGAGCGCCCGGGGCGGCTGAGTCAGGCGGTGAGAGAGGCCGGCCCGTTACGGGGGCCGGGGCGGCGCTGTGGTTTCGGTGCCGgccgcgggcgggcgggcggcctAATGAGCGCTTGGCACGCACCCTGCCCGCGCGCCTGCCCCGCTCGCCCGCGCTGCTGCCCCGCGAGGACCTTGGCTGTCCGCCCCGGCGTCGCCCCCGAAACCTTTAGGTCTCAGCTTGCGACCCAGACGCGGGGTCTCTGCTGGGATCCGCGAGCGGGCGCCAGGGTGACAGCAGCCTTCTTGGCGATGGAGGAGGGCTCGGGCGCCCTCTGGCGGCCGTGGAGCCCCGCGCGTCCGGCCTGACACTCCCTTCTCTCTTGTGCACAGGACCCTGCGTGCCTGACCATGGGGCCCCTGAGCCGGGAAGCCTGGGCCCAGCGTCTCGGGGCCTTCCGGGCCAGCCCATCAACCTTCATGGCAGGTGCCGATGGGGAGGATTTGGGTCGCGACCTGCTGAGTGACCTGAGGAGCGAGAAGCTGAGCGAACAGACCAAGGTAGGCCCTGCATGCGTTCCCTGCCATGGCCCATGTGGTCACCCCAGCCTACTGCACCCTGAACATCATCTTCATGATTCCCTCCTAAATCCCCCATCCCAGGTTTCCTTGCTGGCCCTGAGCTTGGAGTATCCAGCCCAACTGTGGCCCGACGTCCCTGCTGCCGAGGCTGCTGCCACCTCCTTGTTGGACATCCTGGTCCTCCTACCCCCACGGCCCTCAGCTCTCCGTCGGCCCCTGCTGCTGGCAGCCACCACAGTCCTGGCCTCAGGAGGTGTGCTAGGCCCCACCTCGGGAGCTTCTTGCCGACTCCTGCCCCTACTCCTTGGCTTGGCCACAGGTCGTGATGTGGGGCGAGGCTTCGGTCCCATCTCAGAACAGCGCCCCCTGCAGGCCACCGCGTGTGAGTGCCTGCGAGAGCTGGAGAGCTGCAAGCCTGGGTTGCTAGGGGGCTTCCTGGGGCTGCTGCGAAgtcagctggggcaggagggcccCATCCAGCCACTTAGCCTGCTGTTGGCACTTGCTCTGCGTAACACCCTGGTGGTACAGTCCGGGTCTGGGGCTGGCCTGAAGGGCCTGCTTATGGCGGGGGTTTCCTCCACTGGGAGTGGTACCTGGGACTGGACACTAGTTGAAGAGGGCCATGCTCACCTTCAGCCCCAGGCACCCTGCTGGCCGGCTACAGAGGAGGGGGCATGTGGCCTTGCAATGCTAGAGCCCAGCCCTGAGGAGGTCCGGGAGCTGAGGGCTTCTGTGGCCCAGCTTCTGGATACCTCCTACCTGCTCACCCCTGTGGCCCAGGCCCAGCTTCTGTGGCTGCTGGGTTGGGCCCTCCGGGGTCTGCGGGGACAGCCACCAGCACTCTTCAAGCCACAGTTGGTACGGCTGTTGGGCACAGCCCAGCTGACACTGCTGCACGCAGTTCTTGCTCTCAAGGCAGCCTTTGGAGAGGCACTGTTCACCTCCCAGGATGAGGCGCTGCTGCTCCGCCGGCTCACCGTGGCTGCCCagcacccagctctgccactgccCACCCACCTCTTTTATCTGCACTGCCTCCTGAGCTTCCCTGAGAATTGGCCTCTCGGCCCTGAAGGTGAGGAGGCTGCCCCATTGCTGCTGGGGCCCCAGTTATGCCGTGGTCTCATGCCCAGTCTCCTGCATGACCCAATGGTCCTCCTGTCCCGCCTGCATTTGCTGTGCCTGCTTTGTGctgaagatgaggaagaggagaaaggccacTTTCAGAACCTACAGTGGTACCTGGAGGAGCTGCTGGCTGGCTTGCGGCAGAGGGCAGCCCTGGATGGTGGCCCACGGGCATTGGCCACTCTCTGCTTCCAGGCCTCATACTTGGTTGCCAGCTGCCTGGCTAGGCAACCTATGGTGCTGACACCTTTGATCCAGGGACTGGCCCAATTGTACCAAGCTCGTCCTGTGCTGGCTCCCCACTTTGTGGAGCTCTTGGATAGGGTGGGCCCTGAGCTGGGGGAGCCCCTCAGGGTGGTACTGCGGCAGGAGGTGGTGTCCCGGCCAGGAAGGGATGAAGCTCTTCGCTGGCACCTGCAAATGCTGGCAAAAGTAGCAGAGGGGGATGCTCAGAGTGCCACCCTTAGCTTTCTGCAGGCTGCAGCTGCCCACTGTGCCCACTGGGGTCTACAGGAGGCCCTGCTGAAGGTCTGCCGGGCCCTGCTGCGTGAGGGTGGGGGGGCTGGCCTGGCCGACTTGCTGCAGGCACTGGCCAGGCAGCTAGAGGACCCTGATGGGCGTGACCATGCCCGCCTCTACTACATCCTCCTTGCCCATCTGGCAGGGCCCAAGTTGGGGGTGGCCCTGGGCCCCTCACTTGCCGCACCAGCACTAGCCTCTTCATTAATGGCTGAGAACCAGGGCTTTGCAGCAGGGCTGATAGTGCAGGAGGCCTTGGCCCCCATTCAGCTGAGTGTGGGGCCCCAGAGAGCCTCAGGCCCTCTTCCAGTGCTGCAGCTCCAGGTGGAAGCCCTGGAGCCCATCTACTCCCTGGAGTTGCGCTTCCTCGTGGAAGGACAGCTCTATGCACCCTTGGAGCCTGTCCACGTGCCCTGCCTGTGTCCTGGACGCCCTGCTCACCCTCTGTTCTTGCCCCTGCGGCCCCGACAACCTGCCCCAGCACGGCTGGAAGTTCAGGCCCTTTATACCACACCCACTGGCCTCACGTGCCATGCccacctgccacctctgcctgtgAACTTTGCAGACCTCTTTTTGCCTTTTCCTCAGCCCCCTGAGGGGGCCCAGCCAGGCTTCTTTGAGGGACTCTGGGACTCCTGCCTGCCAAAGGGTGCTGAGAGTCGAGTGTGGTGCCCACTAGGCCCACAGGGTCTGGAAACCTTGGTGTCCCGATACCTGGAACCCTTTGTCGTGGTGGCCCGGCCCCCTACCAGCTACCACATAGCCATCCGCCTGCCCCCAAACTCCATGCTGCTGCTGCGACTGGAGGCCCCTCAGGTGGACGGAGTGCCTGTGGCCCTGCGGACTGATGACTGGGCGGTGCTGCCTCTGGTTGGGGACTATCTCCGTAGGCTTTCAGTCACTGAGTGACTCCCGGGAGACAGATGGAGTGCAAGTTGCCTAAGAGGGGCTTTGAAAGGCTAGGACACGCTCCTGGAGTGCCTTTTCCATAAAACTTACCTTCACCAATGACCCTTGCTGgcttgttttttggttttggacCTTGGTAGGAACAGGCTCAACAGGGTAGTATCAGAGAAACAAAGGCCTGAAGTCCAGAAATGTAGGACCCTGTAGTTCTTGCTCAGATAGGCTAAGAGTCTCAGAATTTCTGACCAGGAGGCAGGAGATAAAACATTCTGTTTCCCAGAGTGTGTCTGGCCTTGACCAAGGTCACTCAGCAATATCCTATGGAGGCTGGAGTTAGAACTTGGGCCTCCTAAACTGGGGGCTGGTGCTTTCCAAACCAGGTTCTTAGGGTCCCTGTCCCAGCTCAGAGTAGCAAAAGGACATTGCAGTGACTCCTCCCCATCTCCCCAGGCCAATGCTGATGGGAGCCAGCTTAGGGCTGATGGGAGCCTGCCATTGAGGCCTGGGACAGAAAAGGGCCATGTGATCTGAGCTAGATCTAACCTGGCTCCAAAGCCTGGCCCCTAGGATCCCAGGCTGTACTTGGGAATCTCAGGGAAGAACTCATTCCCttagttctttttcaaaatatgcaaTATGCTTAGGATTCAGATGTGTTGAGGTCAGTTCTGCTGCTGGCATCTACCCAGTATTTTCAACTTGCGTTGCCTCATGTCATCCTTGCAACAGCTTTTCAGGGCCAACAGATGAGGAAATTTGTAGGCCAAAGGGGTTAAGTGACTTTTCTAAGTTGGTTGGGAATAGTATTTTGTCATCCTGTGGCAATTTCCATTATCACACTGTTGGAGCAAAGCTCTGCAGTAGCCTCACAGTCCCCAACCCTGTGTGCCCTGGATAGACCCCAGGAGGCTGCAGAAGCAGCCATCAGCAGCACTAGGTGGAAAAAGACCTTGGGCTTGGGCTGATCTTGGCAAAGGAACTCTTCTGCTGCCCCTGCCTCTGGGATCTTCTGGGCCAGTCTTACTTCTCCTGACTGGGTGGACgctaggaaaggaaagaaggaccTGGCCAGTGGAAGCTTCATAGGTCATTGTGAAGCCAGTTTCAAGGTCAAGCTGAGATGAGAGGGTGATCTGGCTGCAACATTTGTCACCCTGTTGATCACCAGGGTTTATTCAGCTGATCTGGCTGGCTAAGCAGATGTCCCCTTTCTCCTTCACCACTGGATGTGTACCCCTCCCAAAGCTGTGCACTCAGTCATAGAGAAGGACCTTCCCCAGTAGAGGAGGACCATTTTCAGTCAAGGGTATACAAGTAGCTGTGCTCCCCAATCAGGCAGTAATTTGCTGTCAGCTTGCAACAAAAAGGTCTCCAGCAGAAAAAGGATGTGAGACAGACTCTCCGCACTTAGAAAGTCCCAAGGAAGATTGGAGACTGGACCTCCAGGAAGCCACCACTGGAGCTGGTGATTTCCAGAACATACTTCCTTGTCTGCTATCTAGCCCTATTCAGCACTAAGAAGGTGGTCCCGGACCTTAGGATGGGGGTGGGACTGCTGCCATTAACGCCCACAAAGTGCAGAGACTGAACTTCTCCAAGGCTGTGCCTCTGCCACTGAGAACAGCAGCTTTTGGCCTGGTCTCCAGACAGCTAATTAGTGAGATCAGTTTCTCATATAgactgggcatgatggtgcacacctgtaatcccagtgactcaggaggctgatgcaggaggatcacaagttcaagggcagcctgggcaacttagctaggcaatgtctcaaaaaaaaagaaagaaaggagaaagaaaaaaagactggcTATGACTCAatagtgcctctgggttcagttccccatatatatatgtaagtatatgtaatatatatataaatacacacacacacacacatatatatatatagtgtgaaTACATGTGTGTATGAAGGCTATGAGAATTCTGATATTTCTGCAGTATAACTTGctatatattaaaaatgcattctacatAATATGTAACTTTCAGGAAAAATTGATACCATAACATATGAATTGGGGGAGAACACCAACATAGAAGCCACAGCAATCAATAATCTGCCAAACCAGAAAGTACCAGATCTGATGGGTTCACTGGTGAATTCAACCAAACATTCAGGGAATAAATTATACCaattctctgaaatttcttcCCAAAGATAGAAGCAGAGGGGATATTTCCTAATTCATTctttgaggccagcatcaccctaatgcaataaataaataaaatcattacaaaaaaagaaaatcacaaaccAATACCTCTCATGAATATTGATGCAAAACTACTTTATGAAATAGTAACAAATTAGGGGTAGggaagatagctcagtggtagagcacttgtcgagcatgcacaagaccctgggtttaattctcagtaccacaaaaaaaatcagcaaattgaacaatttataaaaagataTACCATGACCAAGGGGAATTTATCCCACGTATGCAAGACtgattcaacattcaaaaatcgGTTCATATAATCTATCACATCAATAGgccaaaaaagaaatactacaGGATAATaccaataaatacagaaaaagcatgACAAAATTAAGTACCCATTcatgacaaaaacagaaaactagaaatagaggAGAACCTCCCCAACTTGATAAAgaacagctatttttttttcaggaatggaatatttaatattgctaaaatatcCATATGCTccaaagcaatctatagattAATGATATCATCACCACAATACCAATCATCacataaatagagaaaataataatgaaatttatatttaattacaaCATgcccaaagcaatcctgagcaacgAACAAATCTGGAGGCTTCACAAAAactgaattcaagggatattgaAAAGCTACAGTAAACAAAACAGCATTGATTCTGGCATAGAAACTAACAAGGATACCAAAAGAATTGAATAGAGAAAGCAAAACTAAACCAAGTACACACAGCTAAGTGATTTCTGGCAAAAACTACAAAACCTGTGTTGGAAACAAGAAAATCACTTCAAAAAACCTTGAAAAAGAAGTCCAGACATGGAGATCttatactttcttattttaaaatcaacaacaaaactaaACTGACCAAGACAGTATCATACAGAAATATTGATAAACACATAAATTAATGTAATAGAgtttagaaactgaaaaaatatacatacatttggCTAATTGATTTTTTATGAGGATTACAAAACAATCATTGAGAAAGTTAACATCTGTCTAACAAATTCTGCTGGAAACCTGACTATTCacatgaaaagtttaaaaatggtCCCTCTACCTTCTGCCATATACACATTTTAATTCAAAACAGACCTAAAGTCAAAAAGACAAGAGCTATAACTATAAACACTAGTAGAAAATATTGTGTAAGTATTTGTAACCTAGTATTTACCATTTAGAAGAACAGctattttaaaacttatgaataaCATCATACTTAAAGATGAGAAAGTAGTTTTCCtgctaagatcaggaacaaggcaaggatgctcCTCTTACCATCCTTTTCAACATAATTTTATAAGTCCAAATTAGTGCAGtaagacaagaaaatgaaataagtatactgattgggaagaaagaaagaaaactatgttTACAAATGATATGACCATTTTTGTAAAAAACTTGAaagaatcaacaacaacaacaaaaaactcctgAGACTAATAAATAATTATACCAAGGTTGCAGGAGACAAggttgataaaatgaaaaaaaaaaaaggaaattgttttcctatatatcagcaatgaacaagtggaaTTTGAAATTGAAAACACAATGTCATATACATTATCTCATCCCAAAATGAAACGCTTGAGTATAATCCTGATGAAATATGTGCAAGATCTGTaggaagaaaactacaaaactctggtgaaagaaatcaaagaaaaactaaataaattgatTGATATTCTGTGTTCATGGTTAGAAAGACTCAGTATTGTCAAGATGTCAGCTCTTTCCATCTGGGTTTACAGTTCCAATGCAATATCAATCAAAATTCcagaaagttattatttttatattgataaatTAACTATAAATTTTATACAGAGATGTAAAAGACCAAAATAGATAACATAATATTAAATAAGTTGGAGGACTGGCATTACCCAACTTCAAGACTTACTATATAGTAACTACTATTACTATATAGTAATCAAATAGATCAATGGACCAGAATAGAGGACCTAGCAATAGAGCTACATAAGTAGAGCCAAGTGACCATTAACAAAGGGGTAAAGGCAGTACAAATGGAGCAAAGATGGTcttttcaacaaaaggtgctgagCATGCAGAAAATGTATCTAGATACAGACCTTATACCCCCACAGGAATCAACTAAAATAGAtcataaacctaaatgtaaaGGGCAAAACTATAGAAGAGAGTATAGGAAAAGATGACCTTGGGTATCTAGAAGACACTAGATAGAACATCAAAGTCATgataatatgaaggaaaaaactgAGAATCTGAACTTCATTAAAACCAAAATCTTGGgcaggggatgtaactcagtggttgaatgcttgcctagcatgtgtgagccctgggtttgatctatctatctaaacatatataatatgtatgtgtgtgtgtgtgtgtgtgtgtgtgtgtctttgcaaACAAACACTGTCAAGAGGATTATAGTATCTTTCAGTGTAGTTTCACTTCCCTTAAAATCCTGTTTGTTTCCCCTATtcacccctccttcccctttctgcTGGCAATCACTGATCCTCTTATTGTCTCCAAGGTTTTGCTTCTTCAAAACTGTCacatagttggaatcatacagcaTGTGGCCATTTCGGATTAGCTTCTTTTACTAATAATATGCATTTTAGGCAGGTTGAGCCATGCCTTTTCATGGATAGATAGCTTATTTCTTTTcagcactgaataatattccaatatATGGATGCATCCGTTTATACATTCATTTACAGAAGGACATCTGGTTGCTACCAAGTttgggaaaatatgaataaaagtaatataaacatCCACCTGCAAGTTTTTATGTAGATATGTTTGCATctcatttgggtaaatatcaaggaaTGCAATTGGTGGATCGTAGGGCAgaagtatgtttagttttgtaaaaagtcaccaaactatcttccaaagtggctgtgtCATTTTTCATTCCTAGAGCAAAGAGTAAGAGTTCCTCTTGctttacattctcaccagcatttgatGTTGTCAGTGTTTTGGATTGTGGACATTCTATTGGTGTATGGTGGTATCTGATTGCTTTTGTTTGCAAGTCCCTAAATGCCacatgatgttgaacatcttttcatctGCTTACTTGCCATCAACTGTAGAACTTCTTTGGTGAGGGTCATCAagccttttgcccattttttaaattgggctcTTTGACTTCTTATTGCTACATTTTCtgagttcttgtatattttggacaacagtctttttttttttttttttttttgtactggggattgaactcgggtatgtgaccactgagccacattcccaggcctattttatattttattttagagacagggtctcactgagttgcttagcacctcacttttgctgaggctggctttgaactcactatcctcctgcctcagcctcccaagccgctgaattacaggtatgcatcactgtGCCGGCTTGGACAACAGTCTTTTATCAGCTTTTATcagcttca is drawn from Urocitellus parryii isolate mUroPar1 chromosome 4, mUroPar1.hap1, whole genome shotgun sequence and contains these coding sequences:
- the Ap5b1 gene encoding AP-5 complex subunit beta-1 isoform X2; protein product: MGPLSREAWAQRLGAFRASPSTFMAGADGEDLGRDLLSDLRSEKLSEQTKVSLLALSLEYPAQLWPDVPAAEAAATSLLDILVLLPPRPSALRRPLLLAATTVLASGGVLGPTSGASCRLLPLLLGLATGRDVGRGFGPISEQRPLQATACECLRELESCKPGLLGGFLGLLRSQLGQEGPIQPLSLLLALALRNTLVVQSGSGAGLKGLLMAGVSSTGSGTWDWTLVEEGHAHLQPQAPCWPATEEGACGLAMLEPSPEEVRELRASVAQLLDTSYLLTPVAQAQLLWLLGWALRGLRGQPPALFKPQLVRLLGTAQLTLLHAVLALKAAFGEALFTSQDEALLLRRLTVAAQHPALPLPTHLFYLHCLLSFPENWPLGPEGEEAAPLLLGPQLCRGLMPSLLHDPMVLLSRLHLLCLLCAEDEEEEKGHFQNLQWYLEELLAGLRQRAALDGGPRALATLCFQASYLVASCLARQPMVLTPLIQGLAQLYQARPVLAPHFVELLDRVGPELGEPLRVVLRQEVVSRPGRDEALRWHLQMLAKVAEGDAQSATLSFLQAAAAHCAHWGLQEALLKVCRALLREGGGAGLADLLQALARQLEDPDGRDHARLYYILLAHLAGPKLGVALGPSLAAPALASSLMAENQGFAAGLIVQEALAPIQLSVGPQRASGPLPVLQLQVEALEPIYSLELRFLVEGQLYAPLEPVHVPCLCPGRPAHPLFLPLRPRQPAPARLEVQALYTTPTGLTCHAHLPPLPVNFADLFLPFPQPPEGAQPGFFEGLWDSCLPKGAESRVWCPLGPQGLETLVSRYLEPFVVVARPPTSYHIAIRLPPNSMLLLRLEAPQVDGVPVALRTDDWAVLPLVGDYLRRLSVTE
- the Ap5b1 gene encoding AP-5 complex subunit beta-1 isoform X1; the protein is MSAWHAPCPRACPARPRCCPARTLAVRPGVAPETFRSQLATQTRGLCWDPRAGARDPACLTMGPLSREAWAQRLGAFRASPSTFMAGADGEDLGRDLLSDLRSEKLSEQTKVSLLALSLEYPAQLWPDVPAAEAAATSLLDILVLLPPRPSALRRPLLLAATTVLASGGVLGPTSGASCRLLPLLLGLATGRDVGRGFGPISEQRPLQATACECLRELESCKPGLLGGFLGLLRSQLGQEGPIQPLSLLLALALRNTLVVQSGSGAGLKGLLMAGVSSTGSGTWDWTLVEEGHAHLQPQAPCWPATEEGACGLAMLEPSPEEVRELRASVAQLLDTSYLLTPVAQAQLLWLLGWALRGLRGQPPALFKPQLVRLLGTAQLTLLHAVLALKAAFGEALFTSQDEALLLRRLTVAAQHPALPLPTHLFYLHCLLSFPENWPLGPEGEEAAPLLLGPQLCRGLMPSLLHDPMVLLSRLHLLCLLCAEDEEEEKGHFQNLQWYLEELLAGLRQRAALDGGPRALATLCFQASYLVASCLARQPMVLTPLIQGLAQLYQARPVLAPHFVELLDRVGPELGEPLRVVLRQEVVSRPGRDEALRWHLQMLAKVAEGDAQSATLSFLQAAAAHCAHWGLQEALLKVCRALLREGGGAGLADLLQALARQLEDPDGRDHARLYYILLAHLAGPKLGVALGPSLAAPALASSLMAENQGFAAGLIVQEALAPIQLSVGPQRASGPLPVLQLQVEALEPIYSLELRFLVEGQLYAPLEPVHVPCLCPGRPAHPLFLPLRPRQPAPARLEVQALYTTPTGLTCHAHLPPLPVNFADLFLPFPQPPEGAQPGFFEGLWDSCLPKGAESRVWCPLGPQGLETLVSRYLEPFVVVARPPTSYHIAIRLPPNSMLLLRLEAPQVDGVPVALRTDDWAVLPLVGDYLRRLSVTE